A DNA window from Oryzias latipes chromosome 5, ASM223467v1 contains the following coding sequences:
- the LOC101166711 gene encoding amphoterin-induced protein 1-like, producing MGAPLCRCIPPAGLRKCLFALLQLLLLLPSVSVQRQPVGPPLDCKKTCVCASNIISCSKANLSNIPTSLPRYTTVLDLSFNSITRLRAGWTSTRLDSLQRLLLNNNGLNFLSSEAFLHVTNLHYLDLSFNDLRQLDELIFEPLEQLQVLLLYKNNISQIDRSAFSGLMLLQRVYLSHNRISRFPLELVKEQTRLESLKLLDVSSNRIKSLPISDLLALPAWIGSGVFFHNNPLSCSCELYDLVAHWYIKDLTSAMDFTSSHTCVIPSLRKTTMLILDLHRAHLNCSEVKGLKEEAYLGQSLVLECDTKQRSMLKRWELPRNVTPPQEVTRAVMRSDGSLLIEALKVEDSGIYTCYATSDSLNETLHVTVVVFNSTMSGGLENINTAYTTLVGCLVSVVMVFFYLYFTPCRCACCTDQDAEKEDFRGSLHSSDENLSQAGRHAAMPEQNGNLNPIGEENEGEDGRKRRGSDSESVCSDAPMVV from the coding sequence ATGGGGGCCCCACTCTGCAGATGCATCCCTCCTGCAGGGTTGAGGAAATGCCTTTTTGCtcttctgcagcttttattgTTATTGCCATCAGTCAGCGTCCAGAGGCAGCCAGTAGGCCCCCCCTTGGACTGCAAAAAGACTTGTGTGTGTGCCAGTAACATCATCAGCTGCTCTAAAGCAAATTTAAGCAACATTCCCACCTCCCTTCCACGATACACCACCGTGCTGGACCTCAGCTTCAATTCCATCACCAGGCTTCGAGCTGGCTGGACCTCCACACGTCTGGACAGCCTGCAGAGGTTACTGCTCAACAACAACGGCCTCAACTTCCTCTCCTCCGAGGCCTTTCTGCATGTGACCAACCTTCACTACCTGGACCTTTCCTTCAACGACCTCCGTCAGTTGGACGAGTTGATCTTTGAGCCGCTGGAGCAGCTCCAGGTGCTGCTTCTGTATAAGAACAACATTTCTCAAATAGATCGCAGTGCCTTCTCCGGGCTCATGCTTCTGCAAAGGGTCTACCTGAGCCACAACCGCATCTCACGCTTCCCCTTGGAGCTGGTGAAGGAGCAAACCCGCCTAGAGAGTCTGAAACTACTGGACGTCTCCTCCAACCGCATCAAAAGCCTCCCGATCAGTGATCTTCTGGCTCTGCCTGCCTGGATCGGCTCTGGAGTTTTCTTCCACAACAACCCACTGAGCTGCAGTTGTGAGTTATATGACTTGGTGGCGCACTGGTACATCAAAGATCTCACCTCGGCCATGGACTTCACAAGCAGCCACACGTGTGTGATACCCAGCCTGCGTAAAACAACCATGCTCATCCTGGATCTGCACAGGGCTCACTTGAATTGCAGTGAGGTCAAAGGTCTGAAAGAGGAGGCCTATCTGGGACAGTCCCTGGTACTGGAGTGTGACACAAAGCAGAGGAGCATGCTGAAAAGATGGGAATTACCCAGAAATGTCACACCGCCACAGGAAGTCACACGGGCTGTGATGCGCTCTGACGGCAGCCTCCTCATCGAGGCTCTCAAAGTAGAGGACTCTGGAATCTACACCTGCTACGCCACAAGTGACTCGCTGAATGAGACTCTGCATGTAACTGTAGTGGTGTTTAACTCCACTATGAGTGGTGGGCTAGAGAACATTAATACAGCCTACACCACCCTGGTGGGGTGCCTGGTGAGTGTGGTCATGGTGTTCTTTTATCTGTATTTCACTCCCTGCCGCTGCGCCTGCTGCACAGATCAGGACGCCGAGAAGGAGGACTTCAGAGGAAGTCTCCACTCCTCGGATGAAAACCTTTCTCAGGCCGGCAGGCATGCAGCCATGCCGGAGCAAAACGGGAATCTGAATCCCATTGGAGAAGAGAACGAGGGAGAAGacgggaggaagaggagaggctCGGACAGTGAGTCAGTGtgctctgatgctcccatggtGGTGTAA